ACCGGAAACTTCGACTTGGTAAATATCCTCTACAGGCAAAACTCGACTTACACCGCCGCACTCTCAAAGAAGCGCGTGATGAGGTCATTAAATTCTTGCAACAATGCATGCGAATGGACATTCGAACTGTCATCATAGTCCATGGCCGTGGTGAACGTTCTAATCCGCCTGCCTTGATGAAAAGTTACTTGGCTAACTGGCTGACTCAGATTAAGGATGTACAGTGTGTTCACAGTGCTCAACGCTTCCATGGCGGTAGTGGCGCTGTCTATGTCATGCTTAGAAAGAGCCAAGAGAAGAAGCTTGAAAACCGCGAACGTCATCAAAAACGCATGAGTTAAGTGACTTAACGCCAAGTTGGGTATAAAATACGCGACCTTTAAATCAGACCAACATAGAGTGATTACTTCGCATGTCGAACTCTGCTGACGGAAAACGTCTCAACAAATACATCAGTGAAACGGGCTTTTGCTCGCGTCGTGAAGCGGATAGGCTCATTGAGCAACAACGCGTGACGATTAACGGCAAGGTGCCAGAAATGGGCACTAAGGTTATGCCGAGTGATAATGTTGAGATTGATGGCAAGCCAGTTCGCAGTAAAGAGAAACCAATCTATATCGCTCTGAATAAGCCGACAGGCATCACGTGTACGACAGAACGTGACGTCCCTGGAAACATCGTTGACTTCGTCGGCCACCACAAGCGTATCTTTCCTATCGGTCGCCTGGACAAGCCATCTGATGGTCTTATTTTCTTGACCAATGACGGCGATATCGTCAATAAGATCCTGCGCGCTGGTAATAACCACGAGAAAGAGTACGTGGTTCGTGTCGACAAGCCAATCACCAAGGACTTCATCAAGAAAATGGGCGCGGGTGTCGCTATCTTAGATACGGTTACTCTACCGTGTAAGGTCGAGCAAGAGACCAAGTTCTCATTTCGTATTACGCTAACGCAGGGGCTTAACCGTCAGATCCGTCGTATGTGTGAAGCTTTGGGTTATGACGTCCTTAAGCTGCGCCGTGTGCGTATCATGAATATCTCAATCGATGGGATCCCGAACGGAAAATGGCGCTACCTCTCTGATGAAGAAGTTGCCGAGATCCTGCGTATGTGTGAAGGCTCCGTCAGCACTGAAGAAGCCTCTCGTAAAGATGCAAAAGGTCGCCACATCACTAAGGCAACTGATGCAAAACTGCATGATGCGCGCCGCGAGGCCAAACGTGACAAAGAGCGTGAAGGTAAGCGCGACAAGATGAAGACCTATTCTGGTCATGGCGCGGATGAGTACCGTCGTGGTCCGAGCAAACGTCGCCACTCAGACTCTGAGAATGGCCGTAACGAAAGCAGTCGTGGTGGCAAGCCTAGTCAGCGTAAGCCAAACCAATCAGGTAATAAGTCTCGCCCTTCAAAGCCAAACAACAAGCGACCAGTGAACCCTAAAGCGGGACAGTCTGATTCGGGGCAACGTAAGCCGCGTGTCGGTGGAACCCTATCTCTGAAAAAGTAAGCGGCATAATAACCGCTGTTAGGCCTCACAGAGATTAACAAACTTAGCTCGAGTTAGCGCTGCCAAATCGGATGGTGCTAACTCAATCTCCAATCCCCTTTTGCCCGCACTCACACACATGGTATCGCGGTCTTGTGCCGTGCTATGAATAAACGTTGGCAGTGCTTTTTTCTGCCCTAGTGGACTAATGCCTCCAAGCACGTACCCTGTCGTCTTCTGAGCAATGTCTTTGTCTGCCATGTCTGCTTTTTTGCCACCAGCCGCCTTGGCTGCAAGTTTCAGATTCAGTTTTTCTTCAACAGGTATGACGGCAACCGCTAGATTTTTGGGCTCACCGTTAATGGCGAACAGCAGCGTTTTGAAGACACTTTCTGGATCTTGCCCTAACGCCTCGACCGCTTCCAGTCCATAGCTTTCATGGCGTGGGTCATGATCATATTGATGCACGGTGTGGGTGATTTTCTTCTTCTTTGCCAGATTGATTGCTGGTGTCATTGCCTACTCCAAAATGCACGACGTGGCGAGTCTATGCTTACTCGCAAAACAAAAAAACGGTGCCAATTGGCACCGCTCTATTTATTGAATAAAAACCCGTTAATGTCTAGTTCTTATAGACAATTTCGCCTTTAGGCTGGTACTTATTCACATCGATCGGGCTATTTGCTTCTAGGTAGTCTTTCAATACTTCAGCATCGACGAAGCCCGTGTTTACGTGGCCAGGGTGACCTGTTAGTTTCGGATAGCCGTCACCACCCGCTGCGTTAAAGCTCGGTACCGTGAAGCGGTAAGTGGCTTTGGGGTCAAGAGCTTTGCCGTTGATAACCACGTCAGATACTTGGTCCTTATCGACAGTCATTGAAATACCGGCGAACTGCGCATAGGCACCAGAATCAACAGGTTTGGTTGCGACAACATTGAGATAATCAAGAACTTCTGCACCTGTCATGTCAGTGTAAGTAATGATGTTGCCAAATGGCTGAACAATCAGCACATCTTTGTACGTCACATCGCCTTCTGCGATTGAGTCACGTACACCGCCTGAGTTCATCACCGCAAAATCGGCTTTAGCACGCTCCATGTGAGCAGTACCAATTAGACGACCTAGATTGGTTTGGCTAAAGCGAACCACATTACGGTCGCCTTCCAGCTTGCCATTGGTTTCACCAATCTTAGCACCGAGTTGCTCCTGACCTTTCTCTTGGAACGGAGTCAAGAAGGCCAGCAGTTCTGCATCTTGCTTGATCTCATCTTCAACAAGAACACGCTGTTTCTTACCGTCAACTTTTACTTTCTTCTTCAGGTTCACTGGAATAAGGTCATAGCTCACCATATTCAGCTCGCCATTTTTGAACTCATAGTCGGCACGACCGACATATTTGCCCCACTCGTACGCTTGAACAATCCAAGTACCATTTTGGATATCTGGTTTACACTCGTCGCTTGGCTTGAAGTTCTTCTTCACGACGTTTGGACCTTCCATACATACAGGCTCTTGAGAGTGACCACCAACGATCATATCGAGGTCGCCTTCGTTCAAGTAGCGAGCAAGCGCAACGTCACCCGGTGCGTTCACACCACGCTGACCGTTCTCGTAGTGACCCATGTGAGTTACCGCGAAAATAAGATCGGGTTTTTCTGTTTCTTTAAGCTCGGCAATCAGTTTTTTAGCTTCTACTTTCGGGTCGCGGAACTCAATACCACCGATGTACTCAGGGTTGCCGATTTTTGCCGTGTCTTCAGTCGTTAGACCGATAACCGCAATCTTAATGCCTTGCTTATCAAACATGTGGTAAGCATCGAACAAACGCTCACCGGTTTTCTTGTCATAGATATTGGCAGACAGCATTGGGAAGTTTGCCCACTCTTTCTGCTTAAACAGGACTTCCAGCGGGTTATCGAACTCATGGTTACCCAATGCCATTGCATCGTAACCAATCATGCTCATGCCTTTAAAGTCCGGTTCTGCATCCTGAAGGTCAGACTCAGGAACACCCGTATTGATATCACCACCTGACAGCAGTAATACACTGCCACCTTCCGCTTCTACATCAGCACGAATCTGGTCAATCAGCGTTTTACGCGCTGCCATACCATACTCGCCGTATTTGTTTTGCCAGAAGCGACCGTGATGGTCATTGGTATGAAGAATCGTTAGCTTATAAGTCTCATCAGCATTCCATTCTTGCTCTGGTTGAGTTGCGCATCCTGCTAATGACGCGATGATAGCCGCGCTTAGCACGGACTTAAACATAAGGCTTTTTTTCATTGTCATACCTTTAATTTTTTGGGAACCACTGCCTTGAGCATATTGGGTTTGCTCATATTTTGCCGATCTGTTGTGTTGTAAGACTAAGAAAAACATCGACAAAATTTGCGTTAGTTTAAAGTAAGCGTTTAAACATAACATTACGATTTCACTTTTATGTAATCTATATCACAAGTTGATATACATCAGCTGGCATTATTATCAGTAATGTAATTAAGCGCTATGAAACTGTAATAGATAGCAGAGGAATAGTGGTAGGTATTCAGTGGCTGGAGGGTGTTTTTTCTGCGAAGAAACGATTGCTCAACACAAATAGTGAACATAAAAAAGCCAGCTAAATTCAAGCTGGCTTTTGACTAGGTAACGTTAGAACCTATTTAATATCGATGTGCTCAAAGCCTTTAATCAGGTCATCGAGTGCCTTCATCTGCGCTAGGAATGGTTCTAGTTTATCCAATGGTAATGCAGAAGGGCCGTCACATAGTGCTTTATCTGGATTTGGGTGAGCCTCAATAAACAGACCTGCAATGCCAGTCGCCAAACCCGCTTTAGCAAGTTCTACAGTCTGCTCACGGCGACCGCCAGAAGCCGCACCAGAAGGATCACGCATCTGAAGCGAGTGAGTCACATCAAAGATGATTGGGCTGCCATTTGATGCTTTTTTCATTACACCGAAACCAAGCATATCAACGACTAGGTTATCGTAGCCATGGCATGAGCCACGCTCACAAAGAATAATGTTGTCGTTACCACATTCTGCAAACTTATCAACGATGTTGCCAACTTGACCTGGGCTCATGAACTGAGGCTTCTTAACGTTAATAACCGCACCCGTTTTTGCCATCGCTTCAACAAGATCAGTCTGACGAGCTAGGAACGCTGGTAGCTGAATAACATCAACTACATCCGCCACTGGCTGTGCTTGCGCTTCGGTATGAACATCAGTAATGATTTTCACGCCAAACGTATCTTTTAGCTCTTGGAAGATTTTCATACCTTCTTCCAAGCCTGGGCCTCGGTAAGAATGAACTGAGCTACGGTTCGCCTTATCGAAAGACGCTTTGAAAACGTAAGGAATGCCAAGTTTCTCAGTAACCTTCACATAGTGCTCACAGATCTGCATCGCAAGATCGCGTGATTCCAATACGTTCATACCCGCGAACAGCGTAAAAGGCTTGTCGTTCGCGACTGGGATATCACCCACGTGTACAGTTTTCATTTCCATGTTGTTATTCTCTGAGTTTAGTGAAGAGTCACAGGGGTGCGGCTGATAGCTGACACCTGCGTTTTCAATAATTCGATAGCTGGGTCATCGGGACATTGATCGATGAAGTACTGAAAATCGCTCGCCGCTATTTGATGGCAATCCAGCTGTTGGTAAATATAGCCACGATCGCGGATTTCATAAGGATCGTCTGGAACAAAGGTTAATGCAAGATCAGTACAACGCAGCGCGAGCGTATACTTTTCTTCACGCAATAGCGCGCTCTTAAGCAGCGCCAACCAGCGACCAATTACCGTTGGGTTATCGACCGTTTCTAGGTGTTTAGCCTCTAGCTTTGCCAAAGGACCTTCATGGCCAATTAGCCAAGCTTGCAGGCGCTTTTTACTGACGTATTCACCATCATAAGGATTGATGTATACCGGCGCTTCATTTGGCCAACAAACCTTGACTAAAAATTGCGTTGGGAACGTCACCGCTTCCAGCGGCAAGCCAAGCTTGTGACCAAGGTAGAGCAAGATAGAACCTAGGCTAACAGGTACACCCTTTCGACGCTCAAGCACCTTATCAATGAAGGCGTTATCCGACGAGAAGTACTCGTCGTGGTCACCTTTAAATTGCCATTCGGTGTAAAACAATCTTAGTAGCGAGTCGAGTCGCTGCTTATCATTTCTTTCATGGAACAGCTGTTGCTCAGCTTCTTCTGCAAGCCTAGCCAATTCTAGTTCGGCCCAATGCTGATCCGTTTCTGGATCCACTGCTTTGTTTAAGATCAGTGCACCTTCTGCTAACTCAATCGCATCAAAATCTTCATCAAACAGTTCAATCATGGTTTACCCCATAAGGAATGGCGTTTTCAGCATGGCAATCTTCGCAGCCATCATCAGCCATCCCAGCGCGCCAAAGAAGGCACACGTTCTTAATAATTTGTTCTTTGCTAGCTTTATAGTGAAAAAGGCCAAGGCAAAGTAAGCCAGTATGCAGGTCACCTTTTCCGTCATCCACGGTGCTGCATCCGTGAAAGGAACAAACCCTGTGTATGCAATCAAGCCAAAGCCTGACAACAACAAAAGAGAGTCATTAATGTGTGGGAAACGCTTTAGAAATGGCAGGTTCACTTTTGGTGAATTTGCCATGAGCAACCCGTATCGCACAGTTAACAAGGCGACAGAAATCGCTATCGTCAAAAGGTGAAAATGCTTTAATCCTTCATACATGTTGGCGTCTCTCTTACTTTCTTTTCGTTATTATTGGTGCCACTTTCCAAGTGTCACTCTATCATTGCTTGCGTAGTCTTTCTCTGTGATGACCTCAGTAAAGCCGTTCGTTTCTAGTATGTTTCTAACCGCCTCACCTTGTTCAAACCCGTGTTCGAACAACAACCAGCCACCATCAAGCAAGTAACTGGGTGCTTGTGCACTTATGGTTTCTATATCGGCCAAGCCGTTATTTTCTGCAACCAAAGCTGACGATGGTTCAAAACGAACATCCCCTTGAGAAAGATGGGGGTCATTTTCGTCAATATAAGGGGGGTTAGAGACAATAATGGCGAACTTGTGAGCTGCATCAATCGGCTCAAACCAGCTTCCTTGGGAAAAACTTGCATTGGAAATATCAAGCTTCTTAGCATTACCTGTCGCCAACTCCACCGCATGCTCTTGGTAATCAACACCTTTTACGCGGCGTTTTGGCAGTTCGGAAGCTAACGCCAACGCGATTGCACCGGTTCCCGTCCCTAAATCCAATAAGTCTCCGTCAATCTGCATCGCTTTATCCAATGCCAATTCAACAAGGCGTTCGGTATCAGGTCTTGGAATCAATGTGCTTGGAGCAACGTTAAGTGATAGGGACCAGAACTCTCGCTCCCCTAGGATATAGGCAATGGGCTCGCCTTTGGTTCTTCGAGACAACAGCTCTTCGAACGCAATTTGCTCTGACTCGGTCAGCGGTTTCTCTGGCCACGTCATGAGATAGCTGCGAGGCTTACCCAACGCGTGGCAAAGCAGCACTGCGGCATCAAGGCTTGGTGATTCGCTACTGGTCTCAGAAAGAACAAGCGATGCTCGTTTGAGCACCGCTTCTATCGACATATCTAACGACATGAATTAGTTGTTCTCTGCAAGCGCTGCGAGCTGATCAGCTTGGTGCTCTTGAAGTACTGGGTCGATAAGGCTTGCCAAATCACCTTCCATCACTTCGTTCAAGCGGTAGAGCGTTAAGTTGATACGGTGGTCCGATACGCGGCCTTGCGGGTAGTTGTAAGTACGAATACGGTCACTACGGTCACCAGAACCTAGTAGGTTACGACGAGCATCCGAAACTTCAGCTGCGCGGCGTGCTTCTTCTGCTTGCACAATACGTGCTGCTAGCACAGCCATCGCTTTCGCTTTGTTCTTATGCTGTGAACGCTCATCCTGACACTCAACCACAGTACCTGTTGGCAAGTGAGTAATACGAATTGCAGAATCCGTGGTGTTAACGTGCTGACCACCCGCGCCAGATGCACGGAAGGTATCGATCTTAAGATCTGCGGCTTTGATTTCTGGTAGGTCGGCTTCTGGGATCTCAGGCATGACAGCAACAGTACATGCTGACGTATGTACACGGCCTTGAGACTCAGTTTCTGGGACACGCTGTACGCGGTGACCACCGGATTCGAACTTCATTGTACCGTAGACAGAATCACCCGATACTTTTGCGATCATCTCTTTGTAACCGCCTTGCTCAGACTCGTTGCAGCTCATTACCTCAACGCGCCAGCCTTTCTTCTCAGCAAATTTAGAGTACATACGGAAAAGGTTGCCCGCGAAGATACCCGCTTCGTCGCCACCCGCGCCAGCACGGATTTCTAGGAAACAGTTGCGCTCATCGTTTGGATCTTTTGGTAGCAGAAGAATTTGTAGCTCATCCGCCAGGTTTTCGATCGACGCTTTCGCTTCTTTGATCTCTTCTTGAGCCATTTCGCGCATCTCAGCATCGTCTTCTTTTGCCATCTCTTCCGCAGCTTCAAGATCGTCTTGCGCTTGCTGGTAGGCTTGGAAACACTTCGTCACTTCTTCAAGCTGAGAGTACTCTTTAGAAAGAGCGCGGAACTTGTCTTGGTCACCGATGACACCAGGGTCACCAAGTAGATGTTGAACTTCTTCGTAGCGTTCAACCAGAGTTTCCAATTTTACTAAAATGGAGGCTTTCATAATTGCGTCTTTTCTCGGGGTGAGGCTTATTTCGTTTGGTCTAAACCCAAACTCTGTCTGATAACCGTGAGTTTCGCAGGATCACCCTGCTCTGCGGCATCTTGCAGCGCTTTGGTCGGCGCATGAATAAGCTTGTTTGTTAATTTATTACTGAGCTCTAGCAGCACTTTCTCTGGGTCTCCCCCTGCGGCTAGCGCTTGTAAGCTTTTAGATAGTATATCTTGTCTGGTGTCATTCGCCTGTTTGCGATACTGCCGAATGCTATCAACGGCCTGCAGAGAACGCATCCAAGACATAAACTGCGCGCTCTCTTCACTTACGATGGCTTCCGCTTGAATCGCTTCTACTTTTCTCTGTTCAATATTGCTATCAACAATAGACTGTAAATCATCAACAGTATAAAGGTAGGCATCGTTGAGTTCGCCAACTTGCGATTCAATATCGCGCGGCACGGCAATGTCGATAAGAAGCATAGGTTGATAGCGACGCTTCTTAATCGCAGTTTCAACCATACCCTTACCAATAATCGGTAATGGACTCGCCGTAGAGCTGATCACAATGTCGGCTTTTGGCAACACTTCCGGAATATCATTAAGTGCAATCACCTCAGCACCAAACTGAGAAGCCAACACTTCAGCTCGCTCTTTGGTACGGTTGGCAACGATCATCTTCTTGCACCCTTGCCCTTCTAAGTGCTTAGCTACCAGTTCAATTGTCTCGCCTGCGCCCACAAGCAGAACCGTGGACTCAGCTAACGACTCAAAAATCTGTCTCGCAAGTGTGGTAGCGGCATAGGCAACAGAAACCGCACTGCCACCAATTTCCGTTTCGGTACGTACTCGCTTAGCTACAGAGAACGTCTTTTGAAACAGCTTCTCTATGCCACCTTCTACCGACTGGTGATCACGAGCATCACTGTACGCCTGCTTTACCTGCCCTAAGATTTGCGGCTCGCCCAATACTAGCGAGTCAAGACCACAGGAGACGCGCATCAAGTGCTTGATAGCGGCCTGCTCTTCATAGACATAGAGTGATGGTTTGAGCTCTTCAGCAGGTACGTCATGAAAACGAACTAACCAATCGATCAGTTGCGACTTATTGGTATCACCAGTGTCACAATAGATTTCGGTACGGTTACAGGTCGAGAGAATCACTGAACCATTGACTTTGGTATTGTCTCTCAGCTCATTCAGTGCTCGGTCAAGTTTTTCAGGTGGAAACGCCACCTTCTCTCTCAGATCCACTGACGCTGTATTGTGGTTAATACCAATAGCAAGCAATGACATGTAACGCGAATTCTCTGATACGGATTTGACAAATAGGGCAGAATTTTACTTGATGGCAACGTTTATTGAAAGTCTCTGGCCAATATGTTTTCCTGAGTTTGTGGGATTAATGCTATAGTCTTTCAATATTTTATTGAATTTGCACCATAATCCATCACGTAAGTAGTTTTCTATGACCAGACTTTATCGTCGCTTCTTTTATACGTTCACAGCACTATTTTTGATTGGTTGTAGCACTTTGCCACCTGAGCCTCAAAGTGTGGAATGGCAAGCTCACCGCCAGCAACTTGAATCACTGACTCAATATACCGCCAATGGCAAGCTCGGTTATATTTCTCCTGAACAGCGCCAAACGCTCAATTTCCATTGGACGTATTCCGCCAATTTAACCCAAGTGCGCTTAACCACTTTTTTAGGTCAGACGGTGTTTAACCTAACCTCAACACCCAACGGTGCGTTTATCGAAACCTATGATGACCAGAAACTCTCCGGTCAAGACGCCAATCTACTGATCTATCAGCTGACTGGGCTCAATATCCCTATCGAGCAACTCGCAGGTTGGCTCATCGGCCTTCCGACAAATGCGGACACTTATCAGCTAAATGACCTTAATACAGTGGCAAGCCTCTCCAAAGAACTCAACCAGAAGACTTGGGCGCTTAATTACACTGAATATCGAGCATTCAATGTCGAAGACACCGAGCGCACACTGCCAATGCCAACTCGAATGCAATTGGTGCAAGACGACACTAAGCTAAACCTCGTTGTATCTAAATGGACCATCAAACAGTGACCGAACGCAACATGATCACCGAAACCACCACGTGGCCAAGCCCAGCCAAGCTTAACCTATTTCTATACATAACAGGCAGACAGCCTAATGGTTACCACGAACTGCAAACCTTGTTTCAGTTTATTGACCTATGTGACTCATTAGAGATCACGGCTAACAAAAGCGGTGAGATCACCTTGTCTCCCGACATTGAAGGTGTCGCAACGCAAGATAACTTAATCTGGAAGGCCGCTACCGCCCTTCAAGCCAAGGCAGAGTGCTCTTTTGGTGCGCACATTAAGCTGGATAAAATACTGCCAATGGGAGGAGGTATCGGCGGTGGATCCTCTAATGCCGCTACGGTGCTTGTCGCGCTCAACTTTTTATGGCAAACCGGCTTAAATAGCGACGACCTCGCTGAAATAGGTCTTGCGCTTGGCGCGGATGTGCCTGTGTTTGTGCGTGGATTCGCCGCATTTGCAGAAGGTGTTGGTGAGAAGCTATCTCATGCCGATCCAGTTGAGAATTGGTATCTGGTCGTGAAACCAAAAGTCAGCATCGCAACTGTCGATATCTTTACTCACCCCGATCTTACAAGAAATACGCCAAAGCGAGAGCTAGCAACGCTTTTAGAGAGCCCTCACGTAAACGATTGCGAAAAAATTGTACGAATGCTCTATCCAGAGGTTGATAACCAACTTTCTTGGCTGCTACAATACGCGCCGTCAAGATTGACGGGGACAGGATCTTGCGTGTTTTCCGAGTTTAATAGCAAAGAAAATGCCGAGAAAGTCCTTGAAATGCTTCCTGACACCGTCTCCGCTTTTGTGGCGAAAGGGTGCAACCGCTCTCCTTTGTTAGAGACCCTGGCTAACTATGAATTAGCCCATTTACAATCTGTTTAAACTGGACGCAACCCTGAGGTTTCCACCGTGCCTGATATGAAGCTATTTGCTGGTAACGCAACACCTGAACTAGCCCAACGTATTGCTGACCGTCTATACATCTCTCTAGGAGATGCTACTGTTGACCGTTTCTCTGACGGCGAAGTCGCTGTTCAAATCAACGAAAACGTTCGTGGTAGTGATGTATTCATCATTCAGTCAACTTGTGCGCCAACTAACGACAACCTAATGGAGTTAGTGGTAATGATTGATGCAATGCGCCGCGCTTCAGCAGGCCGTATTACTGCTGTTATTCCTTACTTTGGTTATGCTCGTCAAGACCGTCGCGTACGTTCTGCACGTGTGCCAATCACTGCAAAAGTTGTTGCAGACTTCCTTTCAAACGTTGGCGTTGACCGCGTTCTTACTATCGACCTACACGCAGAGCAGATTCAAGGCTTCTTCGATGTACCTGTAGATAACATCTTCGGTACTCCAGTGCTTCTTGAAGACATGGCTGAGCGTGGTCTTGAAGATCCAGTTGTTGTTTCTCCTGACCTTGGTGGTGTTGTTCGTGCTCGTGCTACTGCTAAAGCACTAGGCGATATCGATATCGCAATCGTCGACAAGCGTCGTCCACGTGCTAACGTATCTGAAGTGATGAACCTAATCGGTGATGTTGAAGGTCGCGACTGTGTGATCGTTGATGACATGATCGATACTGGTGGCA
This window of the Vibrio maritimus genome carries:
- the ispE gene encoding 4-(cytidine 5'-diphospho)-2-C-methyl-D-erythritol kinase, with product MITETTTWPSPAKLNLFLYITGRQPNGYHELQTLFQFIDLCDSLEITANKSGEITLSPDIEGVATQDNLIWKAATALQAKAECSFGAHIKLDKILPMGGGIGGGSSNAATVLVALNFLWQTGLNSDDLAEIGLALGADVPVFVRGFAAFAEGVGEKLSHADPVENWYLVVKPKVSIATVDIFTHPDLTRNTPKRELATLLESPHVNDCEKIVRMLYPEVDNQLSWLLQYAPSRLTGTGSCVFSEFNSKENAEKVLEMLPDTVSAFVAKGCNRSPLLETLANYELAHLQSV
- a CDS encoding ribose-phosphate pyrophosphokinase, giving the protein MPDMKLFAGNATPELAQRIADRLYISLGDATVDRFSDGEVAVQINENVRGSDVFIIQSTCAPTNDNLMELVVMIDAMRRASAGRITAVIPYFGYARQDRRVRSARVPITAKVVADFLSNVGVDRVLTIDLHAEQIQGFFDVPVDNIFGTPVLLEDMAERGLEDPVVVSPDLGGVVRARATAKALGDIDIAIVDKRRPRANVSEVMNLIGDVEGRDCVIVDDMIDTGGTLCKAAEALKERGAKRVFAYATHAVFSGNAAKNIKNSVLDQVIVTDSITLSKEMAATGKVTQLTLSSMLAEAIRRISNEESISAMFTSK